The Chitinophaga pinensis DSM 2588 region CCACAAGTTGATGATGAAAGAGATTATAAACAAATGCACCGACCTTATTATTGACAACATATCCGATCATCCCCATATCCGGCGCTAAAAATAGCAATATCCAGGCCCACCAGGCAAAATGCACAGGTAGCAGATTAAGTAAGACAACTGACAGTATAAAAGGAACGATTGCTTCTGCTTGTAAGAGATATTTCATAGTGTTCTATATTTTGATAGCACAAAGATCGAACACCGGTCAACTTACAAACGTTAACAAAAGATAATAAAAACAGGCCCAACTATTTTTTTATGACACGCTTACGGATACGACTCAGACTCACCGGTGTGATACCGAGATAGTTAGCAATATAATGTTGGGGAATCCGCTCGACGATCTTTTGTTTATTACTCTCTAACAACTCCAGATAGCGCTCTTCAGGACTCAGAATGAGTAATCCTGCCATCCGTTCTTCCAATCCGATGGCCAGGTACTCCGCAACAAGCCTCCCAAACCGCTCCCACTTGGGAGATTGCTCATAAAGGGATTGCAGATGTTTATAGGAAAAAGCGAGCAGCCGGCTATCTGTCAGTGCCTCGATGGTCAACCTGGACGGTGTAGCGGTTATAGCACTGATATAAGAACTGACAAAGTGATGCTCAAAGTAGAAGTAGGTTGTTTTCTCCTCACCGTCACGGATATAATAATGCCGCATATTGCCCTCCAGCACGATTCCGAAATCCTGTTCCCTTTGTCCTTCGTCAATCCATTTCTCCCCTCTTTCCAATGAGCGGTATCGGATATGTGGTGTCAGTAATGCCCATTCTTCATCCGTTATTTTTAAGAAGCGTTGTATTGCGTTTCTTAAAACATCTAGGTCTTTTGCTTCCATTATGTGCAGAAAATTATACAATTATCCACCTATTCAGATAACCCTTTACGGATTGCCTGCAAATAAGTTTTCTTATTAGACTTACTGAATGTGATCGTCCGGCATTTATTGAACTGAACAAATGCTTTTAATGCCTGGACCAGTTTCTCAATTACGCTTTTATCAAGATTAACAGCTTCAAAATGAAGATTGTGTACGATCAGTTCCTTTTGCTTACGATCCGCCTTGGCATCCATCCTGGCTATAAAGGTCTCCCCGGCAAGTATAGGTAGTGAAAAATAACCATACAGGCGCTTGGGTGCTGGCACAAAACATTCAATCTGGTAATCAAAATTGAAGAAGTCTTTTAAACGATTACGGAAAACATTTAACACATCAAACGGAGAAAGGATAAATACTTCATTGGATAACTCTATATTCGTTTTCTGACCGGGCAGCATATAGAACGGCCCTTTAAGACCTTCCACCGTCACACTTTTCAATTCGTCAGCCTTCGCCATCTTCTCAAGCTCCTTTTTAACCAGATTTCCTTTCACACGGCGGGCACGCCAGGCTATTTCCCTGGCGGATGAAATACCAAGCGCTCCCAGGGTACGCCGGATAACGAAACGGGCATATTCTTCATCGGTGGGTACACTTATATCTGTCTCCTGTGGCACCAGGTTAAGCGGCAGGTCATAGACTTTCTGAAAGGCTTTCGTCCGACTGATCATCAGACTCCCGTTAAAATATAACCTTTCAAGCGCCACCTTTGCAGGGCGCCAGTCCCACCAGCCAGAACTCGCTTCCAGGCGATCATTTTCAAAGTCTCCTACCTTAACAGGCCCATCACGCTCTACCTGATCGATAATCTGTTTCATCAGCTTTTGCTCAGCCTGGGTAAACGGTTTACTCTGCGCTTTAAAAGCCTCCTT contains the following coding sequences:
- a CDS encoding DUF4260 domain-containing protein — translated: MKYLLQAEAIVPFILSVVLLNLLPVHFAWWAWILLFLAPDMGMIGYVVNNKVGAFVYNLFHHQLVAVIVWGIGLFIQQPYVEMVGLILLGHSSLDRLFGYGLKRSEGFKFTHLGILGQK
- a CDS encoding Crp/Fnr family transcriptional regulator, which encodes MEAKDLDVLRNAIQRFLKITDEEWALLTPHIRYRSLERGEKWIDEGQREQDFGIVLEGNMRHYYIRDGEEKTTYFYFEHHFVSSYISAITATPSRLTIEALTDSRLLAFSYKHLQSLYEQSPKWERFGRLVAEYLAIGLEERMAGLLILSPEERYLELLESNKQKIVERIPQHYIANYLGITPVSLSRIRKRVIKK
- a CDS encoding winged helix-turn-helix domain-containing protein — protein: MESIVLTKQQARKIILEAAGLARKAQFGTGAEAVFKVIDHLGFVQLDTNFVVERAHHHVMAARIPDYQLEWLSDLCEDGRVFEYMTSDAGFLPMHDFRFSLPVKEAFKAQSKPFTQAEQKLMKQIIDQVERDGPVKVGDFENDRLEASSGWWDWRPAKVALERLYFNGSLMISRTKAFQKVYDLPLNLVPQETDISVPTDEEYARFVIRRTLGALGISSAREIAWRARRVKGNLVKKELEKMAKADELKSVTVEGLKGPFYMLPGQKTNIELSNEVFILSPFDVLNVFRNRLKDFFNFDYQIECFVPAPKRLYGYFSLPILAGETFIARMDAKADRKQKELIVHNLHFEAVNLDKSVIEKLVQALKAFVQFNKCRTITFSKSNKKTYLQAIRKGLSE